From Cytophagales bacterium:
TGGGACAACGTAATCTATTTACGTTATTAATATTTTTATAAGGATAGCACCACGATTTATCGTGGTGTAACAAAATACAATAAAACCATATTAGTCCGCTTTAGCGGACTTTGTTAATTATCTAAAGTCCGCTAAAGCGGACTATCAATATAGATGCTGTTTTTTTCGCCACGATAAATCGTGGCGCTATTCTTATTAATCATCAAAAATCTTATTTTGCTCTTGTTTGATTTATGTAATTATTTCATCACTTGTTTTCATCTGACAAAGATACTAAAATTTGCTGTAATAAATAGAACTTAGCCAATCTTCATTACTGCCAAGTCCGTCACTGGCAGGATTAATCTCCCTGGCCATTTTCATCACGTTATTAGCATTGATCCCATATCCTAAAATTAATTGGATACCCTTTTGAAACATTCCTGGTAGTAATAATAAATATTAAAATTATTTTAAAATATTTACCTAACAGGATGAACAAAATAGCTTAAATAATTGTTAATTAACCCTATTTTATATTTTTTTGTAAAAAATAATAACTATAAATTTACAGTATCATGAATACACTAACTTATTTATCAGCGATTTTATTGATTTCAAATGCAGCTTACAGTCAAATTGATACCACAATTTGGAATGATCTGCAGAAAGTGCAAACCGAATACTATGAACTTTCCGTACCTTCTGTTTGGGCAAATCTTGACCACATGATTGGGTATGGAAAAGAGCAAATCTTTGAAGCAACGGGTAAAGGCCTGCCCTTTAGTTATAACGATGCCATGGTATCAGTTAAAGTAACTCTTTCAAACATAAAGGCTCAAAACCTTAACGAAGTTAAAAAAAATACGACTAACAAGTATACCAAATATACCGATAGAATTTTCGAAAAAAATTATACGTATGATGAAGATAGTCTTACCCTTGCCTCTGGTGAAAAAGTCTATTTACTTCATACAAGATTTTACAGGGAATCTGATACGGAACATCATAGTAAGTTTGACCTGGTAGCTTATTCATCCAAAGCAAAAGCTGGCTACCGTTACAGCATGTTAATTCAGTATCATGATAAGACGTATGAACTTGAAAAAAAATATCATTTGAGAGAATTTGCAAAAAAGCTCTTTAGCTATTTTACACTTAAATAATGAGTAAACACGGACGCATATTAGTCGCCATGAGTGGCGGCATTGACAGCTCGCTGGCCGCGGTTTTGCTGCACGAACAAGGCTATGAAGTGATCGGCATGACCATGAAAACGTGGGATTATGCATCTTCCGGTGGGTCAAAGAAAGAAACCGGATGCTGCAGCCTTGATTCCATCAATGATGCCAGGAATATTGCTGTAAGCCTGGGGTTTCCCCATTATATCCTGGATCTAAGGGAAGAATTTGGTGATCATGTTATTAATTATTTTACAGATGAATACATGGCCGGCAGAACTCCCAATCCATGCGTCTTATGCAATACACACATAAAATGGGATGCACTGCTGAAAAGAGCTGACCAATTGGAGTGTGAAAATATAGCTACAGGTCATTATGCCAATATAAGGAAAGTGGATGAAAAATACTTCATTTCAAAAGGTATTGATGAAAATAAAGACCAGTCCTATGCCTTGTGGGGTGTATCTCAAAAAAGCCTTAGCAGGACTATGTTTCCATTAGGCAATTTGAAAAAGTATGAGATCAGGGAAATGGCATTGAAAAGAGGGTTTAAAGAACTGGTAAATAAATCAGAATCTTATGAGATATGTTTTATTCCTGATAA
This genomic window contains:
- the mnmA gene encoding tRNA 2-thiouridine(34) synthase MnmA encodes the protein MSKHGRILVAMSGGIDSSLAAVLLHEQGYEVIGMTMKTWDYASSGGSKKETGCCSLDSINDARNIAVSLGFPHYILDLREEFGDHVINYFTDEYMAGRTPNPCVLCNTHIKWDALLKRADQLECENIATGHYANIRKVDEKYFISKGIDENKDQSYALWGVSQKSLSRTMFPLGNLKKYEIREMALKRGFKELVNKSESYEICFIPDNDYRGFLKRRVNGLSEKLKGGEFVLEDGTAVGKHEGYPFYTIGQRKGLGIALGYPAYVKEIQKDQNKVVLGRLEELSMNGMWVHKINMVKYDDLKGKKTETVTKIRYNDKGTPAVIEQNGDRIKVHFHENVYAITPGQAAVFYEDGDVIGGGWIESSFNV